One part of the Panthera leo isolate Ple1 chromosome D4, P.leo_Ple1_pat1.1, whole genome shotgun sequence genome encodes these proteins:
- the LOC122204598 gene encoding olfactory receptor 1B1, whose amino-acid sequence MGCTPNASHSPVFLLLGFSRARISPNLLFLLFLAIYLATIMGNVTLVLLISRDSRLHSPMYYLLRGLSVTDMGLSTVTLPQLLAHLVSNYPAIPAARCLAQFFFFYAFGVTDTLVISVMALDRYVAICDPLHYHSVMNRRLCARLLALSWMVSIVHTMLHVGLLLPLYWAGDAKGSVNLPHFFCDHRPLLRASCSDIHSNELAIFLEGGFLMLGPCALIVLSYVRIGATILRLPSAAGRHRAVSTCGSHLTMVGFLYGTIIWVYFQPSSQNSQEQDLVASVMYTAITPLANPFVYSLRNKDVKSALHRLLGWGKVISLPKSHFG is encoded by the coding sequence ATGGGCTGCACCCCTAATGCTTCACACTCTCCAGTCTTCTTGCTCCTTGGGTTCTCAAGAGCTAGAATCTCCCCAAATCTCCTTTTTCTCCTGTTCCTGGCTATTTACCTGGCCACCATAATGGGGAACGTGACTCTAGTGCTGCTAATCTCCCGGGACTCCAGGCTCCACTCACCTATGTATTATCTGCTCCGTGGTCTCTCTGTGACTGACATGGGGCTGTCCACAGTCACCCTGCCCCAGTTGCTGGCCCATCTGGTGTCTAATTACCCAGCCATTCCTGCTGCCCGCTGCTTGGCccagttctttttcttctatgcATTTGGAGTTACGGATACGCTTGTTATTTCTGTCATGGCTCTGgatcgctatgtggccatctgtgaCCCCCTGCACTACCATTCAGTGATGAATCGTCGACTCTGTGCCCGCTTACTGGCCTTGAGCTGGATGGTGTCCATAGTGCACACCATGCTGCATGTAGGACTTCTCTTGCCTCTATACTGGGCTGGGGATGCCAAGGGCAGCGTTAACCTTCCCCACTTCTTTTGTGACCACCGACCACTTCTGCGAGCCTCTTGCTCTGACATACATTCCAATGAGCTGGCCATATTTTTGGAGGGTGGCTTCCTCATGCTAGGTCCCTGTGCCCTTATTGTACTGTCCTATGTTCGCATTGGGGCCACCATCCTGCGTTTGCCTTCAGCTGCTGGTCGCCACCGTGCAGTCTCTACTTGTGGATCCCACCTCACCATGGTTGGCTTCCTCTATGGCACCATTATTTGGGTCTACTTCCAGCCTTCTTCCCAGAACTCTCAGGAACAAGACCTGGTGGCTTCTGTGATGTACACTGCCATTACACCTTTGGCCAACCCTTTTGTGTACAGCCTCCGCAACAAGGATGTCAAGAGTGCACTTCACCGGCTTCTTGGATGGGGAAAAGTGATTAGCCTGCCTAAGAGCCATTTTGGTTAG
- the LOC122204934 gene encoding olfactory receptor 1L1, with the protein MGKSNLTRPSEFILLGLSSRPEDQKPLFAVFLPIYLITVIGNVLIILAIRSDTRLQTPMYFFLSILSFVDICYVTVIIPKMLVNLLSETKAISYGECLTQMYFFIAFGNTDSYLLAAMAIDRYVAICYPFHYITIMNHRRCVLLLILSFCIPHLHSLLHILLTNQLIFCSSNVIHHFFCDDQPVLKLSCSSHFVKEITVMTEGLAVIMTPFSCIIISYLRILITVLKIPSAAGKRKAFSTCGSHLTVVTLFYGSISYVYFQPLSNYTVKDRIATIIYTILTPMLNPFIYSLRNKDMKQGLTKLIHWVKCQ; encoded by the coding sequence ATGGGGAAAAGTAACCTAACAAGACCCTCTGAATTCATCCTCCTGGGACTCTCCTCTCGACCTGAAGATCAGAAGCCACTCTTTGCTGTGTTTCTCCCCATCTACCTCATCACAGTGATAGGAAACGTGCTCATCATCCTAGCCATTCGCTCAGACACTCGCCTCCAGAcacccatgtactttttcctgaGCATCCTGTCCTTTGTTGACATTTGCTATGTGACAGTCATTATCCCCAAGATGCTGGTGAACCTCTTATCAGAGACAAAGGCCATCTCTTATGGTGAGTGTCTGACCCAGATGTACTTCTTCATAGCCTTTGGAAATACAGACAGTTACCTCCTGGCAGCCATGGCCATTGACCGCTATGTAGCCATATGTTATCCTTTTCACTACATCACCATCATGAATCACAGACGCTGTgtcctgcttctgatcctctccTTCTGCATTCCACACCTCCACTCCCTCCTGCACATTCTCCTAACCAATCAACTCATCTTCTGTTCCTCTAATGTCATCCACCATTTTTTCTGTGATGACCAGCCAGTGCTGAAATTGTCCTGTTCCTCCCATTTTGTCAAAGAAATCACAGTAATGACAGAAGGGTTGGCTGTCATAATGACACCCTTTTCGTGCATCATCATCTCTTACTTAAGAATCCTCATCACTGTTCTGAAGATTCCTTCAGCTGCTGGGAAGCGCAAAGCATTTTCCACCTGTGGCTCTCACCTCACAGTGGTGACCCTGTTTTATGGAAGCATTAGCTATGTCTATTTCCAGCCCCTGTCCAACTATACTGTCAAGGATCGAATAGCAACAATTATCTACACCATACTAACCCCCATGCTAAACCCATTTATCTATAGTCTGAGGAACAAAGACATGAAGCAGGGCTTGACAAAGCTGATACACTGGGTGAAATGCCAATAA